From Cucumis melo cultivar AY chromosome 1, USDA_Cmelo_AY_1.0, whole genome shotgun sequence, a single genomic window includes:
- the LOC103500468 gene encoding CLIP-associated protein isoform X2: MEEALELARAKDTKERMAGVERLYELLEASRKSLNSVETTSLVDCCLDLLKDNNFRVSQGALQALASAAVLSGDHLKLHFNALVPAAVERLGDAKQPVREAARRLLLTLMEISSPTIIVERAGSYAWSHKSWRIREEFARTVTSAIGLFASTELTLQRAVLPSILQMLNDPNPGVREAAIVCIEEMYTQAGPQLRDELQRHHLPTYMVKDINARLEKITPQVRSSEGLTGSFAVADMKPVNINSKKNSPKAKSSNREVSLFGGETDVTEKQIDPVKVYSEKELIREIEKITSILVPDKDWSIRIAAMQRVEGLVSGGAADYPSFRGLLKQLVGPLSTQLSDRRSSIVKQACHLLCFLSKELLGDFEACAEMFIPVLFKLVVITVLVIAESADNCIKTMLRNCKVSRVLPRIADSAKSDRSAVLRARCCEYALLILEHWADAPEIQRSADLYEDLIRCCVADAMSEVRATARVLYRMFAKTWPERSKRLFSSFDLVIQRLINEEDGGIHRRHASPSVRDRGTMMSLNSQTSTGSSLPGYGTSAIVAMDRSSSLSSGTSLSTGLLSQSKTSVDGSERSLESVLHSSKQKVNAIESMLRGLDISEKHNGNLRSSSLDLADLTASNTNKVRSRQGGLGLSDIITQIQASKGSGKLSHRSNVVNEPLSTFSSYPSKRVVDRHQERGFVEENSDIREAKRYITPQIEKHYLDVTYRDGNYKDSHNSYIPNFQRPLLRKNAAGRMSATRRRSFDDSQLPLGEMSSYVDSPASLSDALSEGLNPSSDWCTRVGTFNYLQSLLQQGPKGIQEVLQNFEKVMKLFFQHLDDPHHKVAQAALSTLADIIPTCRKPFESYMERILPHVFSRLIDPKELVRQPCSTTLEIVSKTYSTDSLLPALLRSLDEQRSPKAKLAVIEFAINSFNKHVVNSEGFSNNGILKLWLAKLTPLVYDKNTKLKEAAITCIISVYSHFEPAAVLNYILSLSVEEQNSLRRALKQYTPRIEVDLMNFLQNKKERQRPKSLYDPSDVVGTSSEEGYVSMSKKSQFFGRYSAGSLDDESGRKWNMNQESTLVTRSIGQATSDELRENLYHNFDSGSSNDVINMKTKDVHYLENSTQQNLGSRTSLVDNVDSSVNIDDLSSLHLVNGENDDGQLGIAENIAYNDEAALDLESHQHKTVTVNSMVDTSPSIPQILHLISTGNSESPSASKCSALQQLIETSISSDPSIWTKYFNQILTVTLEVLDNSDSSVRELALSLITEMIKNQRDSMEDSVEIVIEKLLHVTNDIFPKVSNDAEHCLTIVLSQYDPFRCLSVIAPLLVTEDEKTLVTCINCLTKLVGRLSQEELMSQLPTFLPALFEAFGHQSADVRKTVVFCLVDIYIMLGKQFLPHLEGLNSTQLRLVTIYANRISQARTGTTIDGSHD; encoded by the exons ATGGAGGAAGCCTTGGAACTCGCTCGTGCCAAAGACACCAAGGAGCGCATGGCTGGTGTTGAACGCCTCTATGAACTTCTTGAAGCTTCTAGAAAGAGCTTGAATTCCGTTGAGACTACTTCCTTGGTTGACTGCTGTCTCGATCTTCTCAAGGATAACAACTTTAGGGTTTCCCAGGGTGCTCTCCAGGCTTTGGCTTCTGCTGCTGTCCTCTCTGGTGACCATCTCAAGCTGCATTTCAATGCTCTTGTCCCTGCTGCTGTTGAGCGATTGGGTGATGCTAAGCAGCCTGTCAGAGAAGCTGCTAGGAGGCTCTTGCTCACTCTCATGGAG ATTTCTTCACCTACAATCATTGTTGAAAGAGCTGGCTCTTATGCATGGTCACATAAGAGTTGGAGAATACGAGAAGAGTTCGCAAGAACTGTTACATCAGCCATTGGTTTATTTGCATCAACTGAGCTAACACTTCAGCGGGCCGTGCTACCTTCG ATTTTGCAGATGTTGAATGATCCAAATCCTGGAGTTAGGGAAGCAGCTATAGTTTGTATTGAG GAAATGTATACACAGGCTGGGCCACAGTTGCGTGATGAGCTTCAGCGCCACCACCTTCCTACTTATATG GTGAAAGATATTAATGCCCGGCTAGAAAAAATTACACCTCAAGTTCGGTCCTCGGAAGGACTGACTGGGAGTTTTGCAGTTGCGGACATGAAGCCTGTAAATATTAACTCAAAGAAAAATAGTCCAAAGGCTAAAAGTTCGAACAGAGAGGTTTCTCTTTTTGGAG GAGAAACTGATGTAACAGAAAAACAGATAGATCCTGTAAAAGTGTATTCGGAGAAGGAGCTCATTAGAGAAATTGAGAAGATAACTTCTATCCTTGTTCCAGATAAAGATTGGTCTATTCGCATAGCAGCCATGCAGAGAGTAGAGGGCCTTGTTTCTGGAG GTGCTGCTGACTATCCAAGTTTTAGGGGATTGTTGAAACAACTGGTTGGACCTCTCAGTACTCAATTATCTGATAGAAGGTCTAGCATAGTGAAGCAG GCTTGCCATTTGTTATGCTTTTTATCCAAGGAACTTTTGGGAGATTTTGAAGCCTGCGCCGAAATGTTTATTCCT GTTCTTTTCAAGCTGGTGGTCATCACTGTTCTTGTAATTGCGGAGTCTGCAGATAATTGCATAAAAACG aTGCTACGTAACTGTAAAGTTTCACGTGTGCTTCCTCGCATAGCTGATAGTGCAAAAAGTGATCGAAGTGCTGTACTACGTGCACG GTGTTGTGAATACGCACTTCTCATTCTTGAGCATTGGGCTGATGCACCTGAGATACAGCGATCTGCTGATTTGTATGAAGATCTAATCAGGTGTTGTGTGGCTGATGCAATGAGTGAG GTTCGAGCCACTGCACGAGTATTGTATAGGATGTTCGCGAAAACTTGGCCAGAGCGTTCCAAACGTTTATTTTCCTCCTTTGACCTTGTGATTCAAAGA TTAATTAATGAAGAGGATGGGGGTATACATAGGCGACATGCATCTCCATCTGTTCGTGATAGAGGTACAATGATGTCACTCAACTCTCAAACATCTACTGGTTCAAGCTTACCTGGATATGGAACTTCTGCTATTGTTGCAATGGATAGAAGTTCGAGTTTATCATCTGGGACATCACTCTCTACTGGACTTCTGTCTCAGTCAAAGACTTCTGTTGATGGTTCTGAACGTAGTCTGGAGAGTGTGTTGCACTCAAGCAAACAGAAGGTCAATGCAATTGAAAGCATGCTCAGAGGCTTGGATATATCTGAGAAACACAACGGAAATCTTCGATCATCTAGTTTGGATCTAG CTGATCTAACTGCGTCAAATACGAATAAAGTAAGGAGCCGCCAAGGTGGATTGGGTTTATCTGATATCATCACTCAAATTCAAGCTTCCAAAGGTTCTGGTAAATTGTCACATCGCAGCAATGTGGTTAATGAACCTTTGTCTACTTTTTCATCTTACCCATCAAAGCGGGTTGTTGACCGACACCAGGAAAGGGGTTTTGTCGAGGAGAATAGTGATATTAGAGAAGCTAAGCGGTATATTACCCCACAAATTGAGAAGCATTACTTGGATGTAACTTATAGGGATGGGAATTACAAGGATTCTCATAACAGTTATATTCCCAATTTCCAGAGACCACTATTGAGAAAGAATGCAGCTGGGCGAATGTCTGCAACTAGGCGTAGGAGTTTTGATGATAGCCAGCTACCACTTGGGGAAATGTCAAGTTACGTTGACAGTCCAGCATCTCTTAGTGATGCTCTTAGCGAGGGTCTTAATCCATCTTCTGACTGGTGCACTAGGGTTGGCACCTTTAATTATCTTCAGTCTCTGCTGCAGCAGGGTCCAAAAGGAATACAAGAAGTGCTTCAAAATTTTGAGAAGGTAATGAAGTTGTTTTTCCAGCACTTGGACGATCCACATCATAAAGTAGCGCAGGCAGCACTTTCAACACTGGCTGATATAATTCCAACCTGCCGAAAGCCATTTGAGAGCTATATGGAGAGGATCTTGCCCCATGTTTTCTCTCGGTTGATTGATCCAAAGGAGTTAGTAAGGCAACCCTGTTCGACAACTTTGGAAATTGTTAGTAAAACTTACAGTACGGATTCTCTCTTACCTGCTCTACTCCGTTCTTTGGATGAACAGCGATCCCCAAAGGCAAAACTGGCTGTTATTGAGTTTGCTATCAATTCTTTTAATAAGCATGTAGTGAATTCTGAGGGCTTTAGTAATAATGGCATCCTAAAGTTATGGCTTGCAAAATTGACACCGTTGGTTTATGATAAAAACACCAAATTGAAGGAAGCAGCCATTACATGCATTATATCTGTTTATTCACACTTTGAACCAGCAGCTGTCTTGAATTATATACTTAGCCTATCAGTTGAAGAACAGAATTCCTTGAGACGAGCACTTAAACAATATACACCTCGCATTGAGGTGGACTTGATGAACTTCTTACAGAACAAGAAAGAACGTCAACGACCGAAGTCCTTGTATGACCCATCTGATGTAGTTGGAACATCTTCTGAGGAAGGTTATGTTAGCATGTCCAAAAAGAGTCAATTCTTTGGTAGGTATTCAGCTGGTTCTCTTGATGATGAGAGTGGTAGGAAGTGGAATATGAACCAGGAATCAACCCTAGTAACAAGGAGCATTGGTCAAGCTACTTCTGATGAACTTCGCGAGAATTTGTACCACAATTTTGATTCTGGTTCCAGCAATGATGTTATTAATATGAAAACCAAAGATGTGCATTATTTGGAAAATTCCACACAACAGAACCTGGGATCACGGACAAGTCTGGTGGATAATGTTGATAGTAGTGTTAATATTGATGATTTGTCTTCCCTGCATTTGGTTAACGGTGAGAATGATGATGGCCAATTAGGAATTGCTGAAAACATTGCATACAACGACGAGGCTGCTCTAGACCTGGAATCTCATCAACACAAAACTGTAACTGTCAACTCCATGGTGGACACATCCCCTAGCATTCCTCAAATTCTTCACCTG ATCAGTACTGGCAATAGTGAAAGCCCTTCTGCAAGCAAATGCAGTGCGCTTCAACAGTTAATTGAAACTTCTATAAGTAGTGATCCATCCATTTGGACCAAG TACTTCAATCAAATTTTGACAGTGACACTGGAAGTGTTGGATAATTCTGATTCCTCTGTACGTGAGCTAGCTCTTTCATTGATAACTGAAATGATTAAGAACCAG AGGGATTCTATGGAAGATTCTGTTGAAATCGTGATTGAGAAACTGCTTCATGTTACCAACGACATTTTTCCCAAA GTATCAAATGATGCGGAACATTGCCTGACTATTGTGTTATCTCAGTATGATCCATTCAGATGCTTAAGC GTAATTGCTCCTTTGTTGGTTACTGAGGACGAGAAAACTCTTGTTACCTGCATCAATTGCTTGACAAAG CTTGTAGGACGGCTCTCACAAGAAGAGTTGATGTCACAGTTACCCACATTTTTGCCTGCTCTCTTTGAAGCATTTGGACATCAGAGTGCTGACGTAAGGAAG ACTGTTGTCTTCTGTCTTGTTGACATCTACATTATGCTTGGGAAACAATTTTTGCCACATTTGGAAGGACTCAACAGCACTCAACTACGTTTGGTCACAATTTACGCCAATCGAATTTCGCAAGCTAGGACGGGAACAACCATTGATGGCAGTCACGATTAG
- the LOC103500468 gene encoding CLIP-associated protein isoform X1: MEEALELARAKDTKERMAGVERLYELLEASRKSLNSVETTSLVDCCLDLLKDNNFRVSQGALQALASAAVLSGDHLKLHFNALVPAAVERLGDAKQPVREAARRLLLTLMEISSPTIIVERAGSYAWSHKSWRIREEFARTVTSAIGLFASTELTLQRAVLPSILQMLNDPNPGVREAAIVCIEEMYTQAGPQLRDELQRHHLPTYMVKDINARLEKITPQVRSSEGLTGSFAVADMKPVNINSKKNSPKAKSSNREVSLFGGETDVTEKQIDPVKVYSEKELIREIEKITSILVPDKDWSIRIAAMQRVEGLVSGGAADYPSFRGLLKQLVGPLSTQLSDRRSSIVKQACHLLCFLSKELLGDFEACAEMFIPVLFKLVVITVLVIAESADNCIKTMLRNCKVSRVLPRIADSAKSDRSAVLRARCCEYALLILEHWADAPEIQRSADLYEDLIRCCVADAMSEVRATARVLYRMFAKTWPERSKRLFSSFDLVIQRLINEEDGGIHRRHASPSVRDRGTMMSLNSQTSTGSSLPGYGTSAIVAMDRSSSLSSGTSLSTGLLSQSKTSVDGSERSLESVLHSSKQKVNAIESMLRGLDISEKHNGNLRSSSLDLGVDPPSSRDPPFPQALPASNHFSNSSTADLTASNTNKVRSRQGGLGLSDIITQIQASKGSGKLSHRSNVVNEPLSTFSSYPSKRVVDRHQERGFVEENSDIREAKRYITPQIEKHYLDVTYRDGNYKDSHNSYIPNFQRPLLRKNAAGRMSATRRRSFDDSQLPLGEMSSYVDSPASLSDALSEGLNPSSDWCTRVGTFNYLQSLLQQGPKGIQEVLQNFEKVMKLFFQHLDDPHHKVAQAALSTLADIIPTCRKPFESYMERILPHVFSRLIDPKELVRQPCSTTLEIVSKTYSTDSLLPALLRSLDEQRSPKAKLAVIEFAINSFNKHVVNSEGFSNNGILKLWLAKLTPLVYDKNTKLKEAAITCIISVYSHFEPAAVLNYILSLSVEEQNSLRRALKQYTPRIEVDLMNFLQNKKERQRPKSLYDPSDVVGTSSEEGYVSMSKKSQFFGRYSAGSLDDESGRKWNMNQESTLVTRSIGQATSDELRENLYHNFDSGSSNDVINMKTKDVHYLENSTQQNLGSRTSLVDNVDSSVNIDDLSSLHLVNGENDDGQLGIAENIAYNDEAALDLESHQHKTVTVNSMVDTSPSIPQILHLISTGNSESPSASKCSALQQLIETSISSDPSIWTKYFNQILTVTLEVLDNSDSSVRELALSLITEMIKNQRDSMEDSVEIVIEKLLHVTNDIFPKVSNDAEHCLTIVLSQYDPFRCLSVIAPLLVTEDEKTLVTCINCLTKLVGRLSQEELMSQLPTFLPALFEAFGHQSADVRKTVVFCLVDIYIMLGKQFLPHLEGLNSTQLRLVTIYANRISQARTGTTIDGSHD, encoded by the exons ATGGAGGAAGCCTTGGAACTCGCTCGTGCCAAAGACACCAAGGAGCGCATGGCTGGTGTTGAACGCCTCTATGAACTTCTTGAAGCTTCTAGAAAGAGCTTGAATTCCGTTGAGACTACTTCCTTGGTTGACTGCTGTCTCGATCTTCTCAAGGATAACAACTTTAGGGTTTCCCAGGGTGCTCTCCAGGCTTTGGCTTCTGCTGCTGTCCTCTCTGGTGACCATCTCAAGCTGCATTTCAATGCTCTTGTCCCTGCTGCTGTTGAGCGATTGGGTGATGCTAAGCAGCCTGTCAGAGAAGCTGCTAGGAGGCTCTTGCTCACTCTCATGGAG ATTTCTTCACCTACAATCATTGTTGAAAGAGCTGGCTCTTATGCATGGTCACATAAGAGTTGGAGAATACGAGAAGAGTTCGCAAGAACTGTTACATCAGCCATTGGTTTATTTGCATCAACTGAGCTAACACTTCAGCGGGCCGTGCTACCTTCG ATTTTGCAGATGTTGAATGATCCAAATCCTGGAGTTAGGGAAGCAGCTATAGTTTGTATTGAG GAAATGTATACACAGGCTGGGCCACAGTTGCGTGATGAGCTTCAGCGCCACCACCTTCCTACTTATATG GTGAAAGATATTAATGCCCGGCTAGAAAAAATTACACCTCAAGTTCGGTCCTCGGAAGGACTGACTGGGAGTTTTGCAGTTGCGGACATGAAGCCTGTAAATATTAACTCAAAGAAAAATAGTCCAAAGGCTAAAAGTTCGAACAGAGAGGTTTCTCTTTTTGGAG GAGAAACTGATGTAACAGAAAAACAGATAGATCCTGTAAAAGTGTATTCGGAGAAGGAGCTCATTAGAGAAATTGAGAAGATAACTTCTATCCTTGTTCCAGATAAAGATTGGTCTATTCGCATAGCAGCCATGCAGAGAGTAGAGGGCCTTGTTTCTGGAG GTGCTGCTGACTATCCAAGTTTTAGGGGATTGTTGAAACAACTGGTTGGACCTCTCAGTACTCAATTATCTGATAGAAGGTCTAGCATAGTGAAGCAG GCTTGCCATTTGTTATGCTTTTTATCCAAGGAACTTTTGGGAGATTTTGAAGCCTGCGCCGAAATGTTTATTCCT GTTCTTTTCAAGCTGGTGGTCATCACTGTTCTTGTAATTGCGGAGTCTGCAGATAATTGCATAAAAACG aTGCTACGTAACTGTAAAGTTTCACGTGTGCTTCCTCGCATAGCTGATAGTGCAAAAAGTGATCGAAGTGCTGTACTACGTGCACG GTGTTGTGAATACGCACTTCTCATTCTTGAGCATTGGGCTGATGCACCTGAGATACAGCGATCTGCTGATTTGTATGAAGATCTAATCAGGTGTTGTGTGGCTGATGCAATGAGTGAG GTTCGAGCCACTGCACGAGTATTGTATAGGATGTTCGCGAAAACTTGGCCAGAGCGTTCCAAACGTTTATTTTCCTCCTTTGACCTTGTGATTCAAAGA TTAATTAATGAAGAGGATGGGGGTATACATAGGCGACATGCATCTCCATCTGTTCGTGATAGAGGTACAATGATGTCACTCAACTCTCAAACATCTACTGGTTCAAGCTTACCTGGATATGGAACTTCTGCTATTGTTGCAATGGATAGAAGTTCGAGTTTATCATCTGGGACATCACTCTCTACTGGACTTCTGTCTCAGTCAAAGACTTCTGTTGATGGTTCTGAACGTAGTCTGGAGAGTGTGTTGCACTCAAGCAAACAGAAGGTCAATGCAATTGAAAGCATGCTCAGAGGCTTGGATATATCTGAGAAACACAACGGAAATCTTCGATCATCTAGTTTGGATCTAG GAGTTGACCCTCCATCATCTCGTGATCCACCCTTTCCTCAAGCTTTACCCGCATCTAATCATTTCAGTAACTCTTCTACAGCTGATCTAACTGCGTCAAATACGAATAAAGTAAGGAGCCGCCAAGGTGGATTGGGTTTATCTGATATCATCACTCAAATTCAAGCTTCCAAAGGTTCTGGTAAATTGTCACATCGCAGCAATGTGGTTAATGAACCTTTGTCTACTTTTTCATCTTACCCATCAAAGCGGGTTGTTGACCGACACCAGGAAAGGGGTTTTGTCGAGGAGAATAGTGATATTAGAGAAGCTAAGCGGTATATTACCCCACAAATTGAGAAGCATTACTTGGATGTAACTTATAGGGATGGGAATTACAAGGATTCTCATAACAGTTATATTCCCAATTTCCAGAGACCACTATTGAGAAAGAATGCAGCTGGGCGAATGTCTGCAACTAGGCGTAGGAGTTTTGATGATAGCCAGCTACCACTTGGGGAAATGTCAAGTTACGTTGACAGTCCAGCATCTCTTAGTGATGCTCTTAGCGAGGGTCTTAATCCATCTTCTGACTGGTGCACTAGGGTTGGCACCTTTAATTATCTTCAGTCTCTGCTGCAGCAGGGTCCAAAAGGAATACAAGAAGTGCTTCAAAATTTTGAGAAGGTAATGAAGTTGTTTTTCCAGCACTTGGACGATCCACATCATAAAGTAGCGCAGGCAGCACTTTCAACACTGGCTGATATAATTCCAACCTGCCGAAAGCCATTTGAGAGCTATATGGAGAGGATCTTGCCCCATGTTTTCTCTCGGTTGATTGATCCAAAGGAGTTAGTAAGGCAACCCTGTTCGACAACTTTGGAAATTGTTAGTAAAACTTACAGTACGGATTCTCTCTTACCTGCTCTACTCCGTTCTTTGGATGAACAGCGATCCCCAAAGGCAAAACTGGCTGTTATTGAGTTTGCTATCAATTCTTTTAATAAGCATGTAGTGAATTCTGAGGGCTTTAGTAATAATGGCATCCTAAAGTTATGGCTTGCAAAATTGACACCGTTGGTTTATGATAAAAACACCAAATTGAAGGAAGCAGCCATTACATGCATTATATCTGTTTATTCACACTTTGAACCAGCAGCTGTCTTGAATTATATACTTAGCCTATCAGTTGAAGAACAGAATTCCTTGAGACGAGCACTTAAACAATATACACCTCGCATTGAGGTGGACTTGATGAACTTCTTACAGAACAAGAAAGAACGTCAACGACCGAAGTCCTTGTATGACCCATCTGATGTAGTTGGAACATCTTCTGAGGAAGGTTATGTTAGCATGTCCAAAAAGAGTCAATTCTTTGGTAGGTATTCAGCTGGTTCTCTTGATGATGAGAGTGGTAGGAAGTGGAATATGAACCAGGAATCAACCCTAGTAACAAGGAGCATTGGTCAAGCTACTTCTGATGAACTTCGCGAGAATTTGTACCACAATTTTGATTCTGGTTCCAGCAATGATGTTATTAATATGAAAACCAAAGATGTGCATTATTTGGAAAATTCCACACAACAGAACCTGGGATCACGGACAAGTCTGGTGGATAATGTTGATAGTAGTGTTAATATTGATGATTTGTCTTCCCTGCATTTGGTTAACGGTGAGAATGATGATGGCCAATTAGGAATTGCTGAAAACATTGCATACAACGACGAGGCTGCTCTAGACCTGGAATCTCATCAACACAAAACTGTAACTGTCAACTCCATGGTGGACACATCCCCTAGCATTCCTCAAATTCTTCACCTG ATCAGTACTGGCAATAGTGAAAGCCCTTCTGCAAGCAAATGCAGTGCGCTTCAACAGTTAATTGAAACTTCTATAAGTAGTGATCCATCCATTTGGACCAAG TACTTCAATCAAATTTTGACAGTGACACTGGAAGTGTTGGATAATTCTGATTCCTCTGTACGTGAGCTAGCTCTTTCATTGATAACTGAAATGATTAAGAACCAG AGGGATTCTATGGAAGATTCTGTTGAAATCGTGATTGAGAAACTGCTTCATGTTACCAACGACATTTTTCCCAAA GTATCAAATGATGCGGAACATTGCCTGACTATTGTGTTATCTCAGTATGATCCATTCAGATGCTTAAGC GTAATTGCTCCTTTGTTGGTTACTGAGGACGAGAAAACTCTTGTTACCTGCATCAATTGCTTGACAAAG CTTGTAGGACGGCTCTCACAAGAAGAGTTGATGTCACAGTTACCCACATTTTTGCCTGCTCTCTTTGAAGCATTTGGACATCAGAGTGCTGACGTAAGGAAG ACTGTTGTCTTCTGTCTTGTTGACATCTACATTATGCTTGGGAAACAATTTTTGCCACATTTGGAAGGACTCAACAGCACTCAACTACGTTTGGTCACAATTTACGCCAATCGAATTTCGCAAGCTAGGACGGGAACAACCATTGATGGCAGTCACGATTAG